The proteins below come from a single Natranaerofaba carboxydovora genomic window:
- the rsfS gene encoding ribosome silencing factor: MAKDDFMLVKKMVNYLEDKKGEDILVLEVKDITLICNYFILVTGTNPTHIQALAESLVENLKENEDLKPMNYEGVKKGEWVLLDYGSVVVHIFDGEARKFYNLERLWGEAKEVEVEKG, encoded by the coding sequence TTGGCGAAAGACGATTTCATGTTAGTTAAAAAAATGGTAAACTATTTAGAAGATAAAAAAGGTGAAGACATATTAGTATTAGAGGTTAAGGATATAACTTTAATATGTAATTATTTTATATTGGTAACTGGTACTAATCCAACCCACATACAAGCTCTAGCAGAAAGCTTAGTTGAAAATTTGAAGGAAAATGAAGACCTTAAACCAATGAATTATGAAGGAGTTAAAAAAGGTGAGTGGGTACTGCTTGATTATGGTTCGGTAGTAGTTCATATCTTCGACGGTGAAGCGAGAAAGTTTTATAACCTAGAAAGATTATGGGGAGAAGCAAAAGAAGTTGAAGTTGAAAAAGGTTAA
- a CDS encoding LCP family protein translates to MQNKKKYKYPRSKKYKGKKRVKIKKKKLLKALLLPVVIFSIIFMGLSLRAALHVNDLETNSNWTKELASLDEEENDEMTTGINTVIANIDLDGKLDYLLLINSEKKEDNKSELTDIDCILIPGKTYLEVPGQGRATLKEAYEWGKEPLLLDTLEEKLNLPLHNFIKINPLLVEKLNEKLALEIETSAFEPETGEDDKILERVYNKEDIIVSIREKYLEKSSFWNRSGYLNEIADYIETNMTWEQAGLYLEAIDEILSGDDKISLIPGQAKSMEGSSYWMLDHENIDEFIGSTILDNYIGRDLEPEEITVEVIGLNQEYAENIKDHLSEKGFMVKNVEVDNNNNQNINTTIDTEDTDSNLVISRKKPKCAAKAVALEVEGANLLNEPDPESSVMVTVIIGEN, encoded by the coding sequence ATGCAAAATAAAAAAAAGTATAAATACCCCCGTTCAAAAAAGTATAAAGGGAAAAAGCGAGTTAAAATTAAGAAAAAGAAACTGTTAAAAGCTTTATTACTTCCCGTGGTAATATTTAGTATAATTTTTATGGGACTATCCTTGAGGGCAGCATTACACGTAAATGATTTAGAAACAAATTCAAACTGGACCAAAGAGCTAGCTTCATTAGATGAAGAAGAAAATGATGAAATGACAACGGGAATTAATACCGTAATAGCTAATATTGATCTAGATGGAAAATTGGATTATCTCCTACTTATTAATTCTGAAAAGAAAGAAGATAATAAATCTGAATTAACAGATATAGACTGTATATTGATTCCAGGGAAAACTTATTTAGAAGTACCAGGGCAGGGGAGAGCAACCTTGAAAGAAGCTTATGAATGGGGTAAAGAACCACTATTACTAGATACCCTGGAAGAAAAATTAAACTTACCTTTACATAATTTTATTAAAATCAACCCTTTGCTGGTTGAAAAACTAAATGAAAAACTTGCCCTTGAAATAGAGACTTCAGCTTTTGAGCCTGAAACAGGTGAAGATGACAAAATCCTTGAAAGGGTATACAATAAAGAAGATATTATAGTAAGTATAAGAGAAAAATATTTAGAGAAAAGTAGTTTTTGGAATAGGTCTGGTTATTTGAACGAGATTGCTGATTACATAGAGACTAATATGACCTGGGAACAGGCCGGCTTATATCTTGAAGCTATAGATGAAATTTTATCAGGTGATGACAAAATTTCATTAATACCTGGCCAGGCTAAGAGTATGGAAGGAAGTTCATATTGGATGTTAGATCATGAGAATATTGATGAATTCATAGGAAGTACAATATTAGACAATTACATAGGAAGAGACTTAGAACCAGAGGAGATAACCGTTGAAGTTATAGGCTTAAATCAAGAATATGCAGAAAATATCAAGGATCATTTGAGTGAGAAAGGGTTTATGGTGAAAAATGTCGAAGTCGATAATAACAATAACCAAAATATAAATACTACTATAGATACTGAAGATACTGATTCTAACCTTGTGATATCAAGAAAAAAGCCCAAATGTGCAGCAAAGGCAGTAGCTTTGGAAGTAGAAGGAGCAAACTTATTAAACGAACCTGATCCCGAGTCATCTGTAATGGTGACTGTAATTATTGGGGAAAATTAA
- a CDS encoding helix-hairpin-helix domain-containing protein, which translates to MMFLLIPFFIEGDDDIKYGEITLDSEQTLMGENSQSEIEEDEVTSEFEIELDNFENEPEYAVYVSGKVKVPGVYYLEPGSRVYEALREAGGALENARLDHINLAAEINDGDHIHIPSKDDEIQEAEMSSNTVSKSSENSLIDINQADYLTLKDLPGIGPARAETIIDYRERNGHFSKTEDVMKVPGIGQGIFEQIRDRITT; encoded by the coding sequence ATGATGTTTTTACTTATACCGTTTTTTATTGAGGGTGATGATGATATAAAGTATGGTGAGATAACACTTGATTCTGAACAGACTTTAATGGGTGAAAACTCCCAGTCTGAAATTGAAGAGGATGAAGTAACAAGTGAATTTGAGATTGAATTAGATAATTTTGAAAATGAACCTGAATATGCGGTATATGTAAGTGGGAAAGTAAAAGTTCCTGGTGTATATTACCTTGAACCTGGAAGTAGAGTGTATGAAGCGCTTAGAGAAGCAGGCGGTGCATTAGAGAATGCTAGGTTAGACCATATAAACCTGGCTGCTGAGATTAATGATGGAGATCATATTCATATTCCAAGTAAAGATGACGAAATACAAGAAGCTGAAATGTCTTCAAATACTGTTAGTAAGAGTTCAGAAAATAGTCTGATAGATATTAACCAGGCTGACTACCTAACTTTAAAAGACTTACCTGGGATAGGACCAGCGAGGGCGGAAACTATAATCGATTACAGGGAAAGAAATGGTCATTTTTCAAAAACCGAAGATGTAATGAAAGTTCCGGGTATAGGGCAGGGAATATTTGAACAGATAAGAGATAGGATTACCACATAG
- the yqeK gene encoding bis(5'-nucleosyl)-tetraphosphatase (symmetrical) YqeK, whose protein sequence is MKVNIEFYEYKLKDLITKKRYEHSLRVVDTALRLAKGLDIDEERLTLAALIHDRGKELADDELVKISINNNRKLEIAEKINPVLLHGPVGAILIKSEWGISDNEILRAVEYHTTACPNMSMLEKVVFLADCLEPERDYNEVRELRDVAQKDIERAFKLTLDYTIWYVIRKGLALHPVTVEARNYVMYYNSAGGT, encoded by the coding sequence TTGAAAGTTAATATTGAGTTTTACGAATACAAATTAAAAGATCTGATTACTAAAAAGCGTTACGAACACTCTCTCAGGGTAGTAGATACAGCCCTTAGATTAGCAAAAGGTCTTGATATAGATGAAGAGAGATTAACCTTGGCTGCTTTAATTCATGATAGAGGAAAAGAATTGGCTGATGATGAACTTGTAAAAATATCTATAAATAATAATAGAAAACTTGAAATAGCTGAGAAAATAAATCCTGTCTTACTTCATGGTCCAGTTGGAGCAATACTCATAAAAAGTGAATGGGGGATAAGTGACAATGAAATTTTGAGGGCAGTAGAATATCATACTACAGCCTGTCCAAATATGAGTATGTTAGAGAAAGTAGTGTTTCTAGCAGATTGTCTTGAACCTGAACGAGATTATAATGAGGTTAGGGAGTTAAGAGATGTAGCCCAAAAAGACATAGAAAGAGCATTCAAGCTGACTCTTGACTATACAATTTGGTATGTAATAAGAAAGGGTCTGGCACTTCATCCTGTTACTGTTGAAGCTAGAAATTATGTTATGTATTATAATAGCGCTGGGGGGACATAA
- a CDS encoding Spo0B domain-containing protein, producing the protein MKLLIGLLIGIIITFATPFLYYIYFYWFLAVMFFVIIYWIGFTLSFKNFFEFYLKEREKETYNNMVELLRAMRHEFINYFQVIQSLTELEQTEKLKDYLNTVNLEVDETGNILKIYHPEITLYLLNQLVEYNNKDIGFQLNVNTNMEKINESPNNITSFLDKIFNKINIEESNDITSCSIECEITEEAGYYPIIITVYDPSEPWKKEIDKLKDFKEVELYNWEEHLAIHMYIKKVKIEEGD; encoded by the coding sequence ATGAAGTTATTGATAGGACTATTAATTGGTATAATAATAACTTTTGCAACTCCTTTTTTATACTATATTTATTTTTACTGGTTTTTAGCAGTTATGTTTTTTGTTATCATATACTGGATAGGTTTTACATTAAGCTTTAAGAATTTTTTTGAATTTTACCTAAAAGAAAGAGAGAAGGAGACTTATAATAACATGGTAGAATTGTTAAGAGCTATGCGCCATGAGTTTATAAACTACTTTCAAGTAATACAAAGCCTTACTGAATTAGAACAAACTGAAAAATTAAAAGATTATTTAAACACAGTAAATTTAGAAGTGGATGAGACAGGAAATATTTTAAAAATATATCACCCTGAAATCACACTTTATCTGTTAAATCAACTAGTTGAGTATAATAATAAAGATATAGGATTTCAACTTAATGTTAACACTAATATGGAAAAAATAAATGAAAGCCCTAATAACATCACAAGTTTTTTAGATAAAATATTTAATAAGATTAATATAGAAGAATCAAATGATATAACATCCTGCAGCATTGAGTGTGAAATAACAGAAGAAGCTGGTTATTATCCAATTATTATCACTGTCTATGATCCATCAGAACCATGGAAAAAAGAAATAGACAAACTTAAGGATTTTAAAGAGGTAGAATTGTATAACTGGGAAGAGCATCTAGCAATACATATGTACATAAAAAAAGTAAAAATTGAAGAAGGTGATTAA
- the selB gene encoding selenocysteine-specific translation elongation factor: MNYIIGTAGHIDHGKTNLIYGLTGENTDRLEEEKNRGISVDLGFAPLQLSGGGIAGIVDVPGHEKFVHNMLAGAAGVDMVLLVIDVTEGIMPQTKEHLAIMELLEVNSGIIVLTKIDLEDKEWVDMMEMEVREELENTFLADKPLAKVSNQTGEGLEELKNLIEIELENATSKNVDGPLRIPIDRVFKIQGFGTVITGTMASGTLEENEEVELVPGNIKTRIRKIQVYKNEVKKAEAGQRVALNLSGVDREDIFRGTVVGRPGFYEAVSHMDVRLKLLDNIDWTLKNGSPLHLHLGTGETVARTYFYENKKLAPGESALCQLRLEKPLVAYRKDKFIIRSYSPVTTIGGGYIIEHKTKKHKLKDKKVIERLKSLEKGNPKDIIMEIVLARAPITDNDLYKQSGLGENDFEKTFNELIDNKSMIKLNDYLIDKGLYEKLKELVKEKLKEYHDKYPLRKGRAKAELMGVVSKLPQRAYQAFLETLQKEENIIEIEEDYVRLKDFKPAISEEDENKMKQIEELLEKELFKPPNKKQLLEELSDLGIDIEQKKLDEYLEFLKKNDRVVKTSEDLFYSKKAFDEAKNILKKYFEANDTLSIGTWRDLLGTTRRYAIPILEKFDQEKLVKRDGDVRLPWMIKKVK; the protein is encoded by the coding sequence ATGAATTACATAATTGGTACTGCAGGCCATATTGATCACGGGAAAACTAACTTAATCTATGGACTTACTGGTGAAAACACCGACAGGCTAGAAGAAGAAAAAAATCGAGGTATCTCTGTTGATCTTGGTTTTGCTCCCCTGCAGCTTTCTGGTGGAGGGATTGCCGGGATAGTTGACGTTCCTGGACATGAAAAATTTGTACATAATATGCTTGCAGGAGCTGCAGGTGTTGATATGGTTTTGTTAGTTATAGATGTAACTGAAGGTATTATGCCTCAAACAAAGGAACACCTTGCTATAATGGAGTTATTAGAAGTTAACTCTGGAATAATTGTCTTAACCAAAATTGATCTGGAAGATAAAGAATGGGTAGATATGATGGAAATGGAAGTCAGAGAGGAATTAGAAAACACTTTTTTGGCTGACAAACCCCTAGCAAAAGTTTCTAATCAAACTGGAGAAGGTTTAGAAGAGTTAAAAAATTTAATTGAAATTGAATTAGAAAATGCTACTTCAAAAAATGTAGACGGGCCTTTAAGGATTCCTATTGATAGGGTCTTTAAGATACAGGGTTTTGGTACTGTAATAACAGGAACAATGGCTTCTGGGACTTTAGAAGAAAATGAAGAGGTTGAATTGGTTCCTGGAAATATTAAAACAAGAATAAGAAAAATACAAGTTTACAAGAATGAAGTAAAAAAAGCCGAAGCTGGTCAAAGGGTAGCGTTAAATTTATCAGGAGTTGATAGAGAAGACATATTTAGAGGAACAGTAGTAGGCAGACCTGGTTTTTATGAAGCCGTAAGCCATATGGATGTTAGGTTAAAGCTTCTTGATAATATAGATTGGACTCTAAAAAACGGCTCACCCCTACATCTTCACCTTGGAACAGGGGAAACAGTAGCGAGAACATATTTTTATGAAAACAAAAAATTAGCACCAGGTGAGTCTGCCTTATGTCAGCTAAGGCTTGAGAAACCTCTTGTTGCCTATAGAAAAGATAAATTTATAATACGTTCATATTCTCCTGTTACTACAATAGGGGGAGGATATATTATCGAGCACAAAACTAAAAAACACAAACTAAAGGATAAAAAGGTAATAGAAAGACTAAAAAGCCTTGAAAAAGGCAACCCGAAGGATATTATAATGGAAATTGTCCTGGCAAGGGCCCCTATAACTGATAATGATCTTTATAAACAAAGTGGACTTGGGGAAAATGATTTTGAAAAAACTTTTAATGAGTTAATTGATAATAAATCAATGATTAAGTTAAATGATTACTTGATAGATAAAGGCCTGTATGAAAAGCTAAAAGAGTTAGTAAAAGAAAAATTAAAAGAATATCATGACAAATATCCCTTAAGAAAAGGTAGAGCTAAAGCTGAGCTTATGGGAGTGGTTTCAAAGCTGCCTCAAAGAGCTTATCAGGCTTTTCTTGAGACTTTACAAAAAGAAGAAAATATAATTGAAATCGAAGAGGATTATGTGAGGTTAAAAGATTTTAAACCAGCTATATCAGAAGAAGACGAAAACAAAATGAAACAAATAGAAGAGCTATTAGAAAAAGAGCTGTTTAAACCGCCAAATAAAAAACAGTTGTTAGAAGAATTAAGCGATCTGGGCATAGATATTGAACAAAAAAAGCTTGATGAATATCTTGAATTCTTAAAGAAGAATGATCGTGTGGTTAAAACATCGGAAGACTTATTTTATTCAAAGAAAGCTTTTGATGAGGCGAAAAATATTTTAAAAAAATATTTTGAAGCAAATGATACTTTATCTATCGGAACCTGGCGAGACCTTTTAGGGACAACAAGACGTTATGCAATACCTATTTTAGAAAAATTCGACCAGGAAAAACTCGTAAAAAGAGACGGGGATGTTAGACTTCCCTGGATGATAAAAAAAGTTAAATAA
- the obgE gene encoding GTPase ObgE codes for MFVDQAKIHVKAGDGGNGVVAFRREKYVPHGGPSGGDGGKGGDVIFEVDKGLNTLLDLKSKNLLKAKSGEHGGGSQKHGRGGKDLIVKVPPGTIVKDAEQDEILCDLVDGEEEFVVAAGGRGGRGNAKFATPKNRAPKMAEKGEPGEEKKLILELKVIADVGLIGFPNVGKSTLLSVVSKAKPKIADYPFTTLTPNLGVCESSYGDRFVMADIPGLIEGANIGKGLGHEFLRHIERTKMLVHILDMSGLEGRDPVEDYERLNEELKNYSEILAAKPQLVVANKMDVGETASKNLERMRAKFNFPVYNISCVTKEGIQELMDAIGIEVRKLPQDSEAYRLAQKTEKPEKEDKLITTNEEDFIEIERQEGSVFLVKNKKLERIASMTDFDNEEAFDKFQRIIEKVGLEDLLKEKGIRDGDVVKIGKIEFEYYE; via the coding sequence ATGTTTGTAGATCAGGCCAAAATACATGTTAAGGCTGGTGATGGAGGAAACGGCGTAGTTGCCTTTAGAAGAGAAAAATATGTACCCCATGGCGGTCCTAGCGGTGGGGACGGTGGCAAAGGTGGCGATGTTATATTTGAAGTAGACAAAGGGCTTAACACATTACTTGACCTTAAATCAAAAAATCTACTTAAAGCAAAAAGTGGAGAGCACGGAGGGGGAAGTCAAAAGCACGGCAGAGGAGGCAAAGATCTTATTGTAAAAGTTCCACCAGGAACTATTGTCAAAGATGCAGAACAGGATGAAATATTATGCGATCTGGTAGACGGGGAGGAAGAATTTGTTGTGGCTGCTGGTGGACGGGGAGGAAGAGGAAATGCAAAGTTTGCTACACCAAAAAATAGAGCGCCAAAAATGGCAGAAAAAGGAGAACCAGGAGAAGAAAAGAAACTAATTCTCGAGCTTAAAGTAATTGCAGACGTTGGCTTAATAGGATTTCCTAATGTAGGCAAATCTACCCTGTTAAGTGTAGTTTCAAAAGCAAAGCCCAAAATTGCAGACTATCCATTTACTACTCTTACGCCAAACTTAGGGGTTTGTGAATCTTCTTATGGAGATAGGTTTGTCATGGCAGATATACCAGGCTTAATAGAAGGTGCTAATATAGGAAAAGGGCTCGGGCACGAATTTTTAAGACATATTGAACGCACAAAGATGTTAGTACATATTTTGGATATGTCAGGTCTTGAAGGAAGAGATCCTGTTGAAGATTACGAAAGACTAAATGAAGAACTAAAAAATTATAGTGAAATACTAGCTGCTAAACCACAGCTAGTTGTAGCTAATAAAATGGATGTAGGTGAGACAGCCAGCAAAAACCTGGAAAGAATGCGAGCAAAATTTAATTTTCCAGTATATAATATATCGTGTGTTACAAAAGAAGGTATTCAAGAATTAATGGACGCTATTGGGATCGAAGTGAGGAAACTGCCACAAGATAGTGAAGCTTATAGATTAGCCCAAAAGACTGAAAAACCTGAAAAAGAAGATAAATTGATAACCACAAATGAAGAGGATTTTATTGAAATTGAAAGACAAGAAGGCTCTGTTTTCCTTGTTAAAAATAAAAAGCTAGAGAGAATAGCTTCTATGACGGACTTTGATAATGAAGAAGCATTTGATAAATTTCAAAGGATTATAGAGAAAGTTGGTTTAGAAGATCTCCTAAAAGAAAAAGGTATTAGAGACGGAGACGTTGTAAAAATAGGTAAAATTGAGTTTGAATATTACGAGTAA
- the rpmA gene encoding 50S ribosomal protein L27 has translation MLMNLQLFATKKGVGSTKNGRDSISKRLGVKRQSGQEVKAGNIIVRQRGTKVYPGHNVGIGKDDTIFAKIDGFVAFERVGKKKKKVSVYPSMDEEKVVAN, from the coding sequence ATGCTAATGAATCTTCAGCTTTTTGCAACTAAGAAAGGTGTAGGAAGCACCAAAAACGGTAGAGATAGTATTAGCAAACGTCTTGGTGTGAAGCGTCAGAGCGGTCAGGAAGTAAAGGCTGGCAATATTATTGTACGCCAGAGAGGCACTAAGGTATATCCAGGACACAATGTTGGAATAGGAAAAGACGATACAATCTTTGCTAAAATAGATGGATTTGTTGCTTTTGAAAGAGTAGGAAAGAAAAAGAAAAAAGTAAGTGTATATCCATCAATGGATGAAGAAAAGGTTGTTGCTAACTAA
- the leuS gene encoding leucine--tRNA ligase, producing MENYNPGKVESKWQNIWEEKNNYQADIDDKKKKYYVLEMFPYPSGKLHMGHMRVYSIGDVLARFLRMNGYNVLHPMGWDAFGLPAENAAIENKTHPSKWTYENIKHMREQLKSLGTSYDWRREVTTCSPEYYKWTQWMFLKLYQNGLAYKKKAPVNWCPECVTVLANEQVENGICWRCGSNVENKELSQWFFQITDYADRLLDDLEKLEGWPERVKTMQENWIGRSEGAEIYFDVEGFDDTKISTFTTRPDTLYGVTYMVLAPEHPLVKSLVEGTDKDKEVREFVDRITSLEEDERTSEKAEKEGIFTGKYAINPVNNKKVPILVGNYVLMEYGTGAVMGVPAHDQRDFEFAKKYDLPIIQVISSTGEIEELEEAYTEEGVLVNSDEFDGMNSNKAIKEITNYLEKNNWGKGTKTYRLRDWLVSRQRYWGAPIPVVYCDSCGTIPVPEEDLPVELPDDVQFHEESKGILENHEGFYKTTCPGCGKEATRETDTMDTFVCSSWYFMKYCSPNTETEPFEKEDLDYWMPVDQYIGGIEHAVLHLLYARFFTKVMYDLGYTKAEEPFSRLLAQGMVNKDGAKMSKSKGNVVSPDEIIEKYGADTGRLFILFASPPEKDLDWTDEGVEGAHRFLHRVYRLIFNNKDAKKETIPEELDKEDKEYYRMIHHTIKKVTEDISERFNFNTAISAIMELVNATGQYLGSKKPLEPLVREGLETIVILLSPFTPHIGEELWEQLGYESSVHELSWPEYNPSALVVDEVELAVQINGKVRDHLVVSSDLEEDKIKEVCLEQDKVKRHIEGKELKKVIVIPNKIVNIVCK from the coding sequence ATGGAAAATTATAATCCTGGAAAAGTAGAATCAAAATGGCAAAATATATGGGAAGAAAAAAATAATTATCAAGCAGATATAGACGATAAGAAAAAGAAGTATTATGTATTAGAGATGTTTCCATATCCTTCTGGGAAATTACATATGGGTCATATGAGAGTTTATTCAATAGGGGATGTGTTGGCCAGGTTTTTGAGAATGAATGGTTATAATGTACTTCATCCCATGGGATGGGATGCTTTTGGACTGCCTGCTGAAAATGCCGCTATTGAAAATAAAACTCATCCATCAAAGTGGACATATGAAAATATAAAACACATGCGAGAACAGCTTAAATCTCTTGGAACAAGTTACGATTGGAGAAGAGAAGTGACTACATGTTCGCCTGAGTATTACAAATGGACTCAGTGGATGTTTTTAAAGCTTTATCAAAATGGACTTGCTTACAAGAAGAAAGCACCTGTGAACTGGTGCCCAGAATGTGTTACAGTTCTTGCAAATGAACAGGTGGAAAATGGAATATGCTGGAGATGTGGGAGCAATGTTGAAAATAAAGAACTATCACAGTGGTTTTTTCAAATTACTGACTATGCCGATAGACTACTAGACGACCTTGAAAAACTAGAAGGATGGCCTGAACGTGTCAAAACAATGCAGGAGAACTGGATCGGTAGAAGCGAAGGTGCCGAGATATATTTTGATGTTGAAGGCTTTGATGATACGAAAATATCTACTTTTACAACCAGGCCTGATACGTTATATGGAGTTACATATATGGTATTAGCCCCGGAGCACCCTTTGGTAAAATCTCTTGTAGAAGGTACTGATAAAGATAAAGAGGTTAGAGAGTTTGTTGATAGGATAACAAGCCTAGAGGAAGATGAAAGAACATCCGAGAAAGCTGAGAAAGAAGGTATTTTCACTGGAAAATATGCTATTAACCCGGTGAATAATAAAAAGGTGCCGATACTTGTAGGTAATTATGTACTAATGGAATATGGTACAGGTGCAGTTATGGGTGTGCCGGCTCATGACCAAAGAGACTTTGAGTTTGCTAAAAAATATGATCTACCTATAATACAAGTAATATCCTCTACAGGAGAGATAGAAGAGCTAGAAGAAGCATATACTGAAGAGGGAGTACTAGTTAACTCCGATGAATTTGATGGTATGAATTCTAATAAAGCAATTAAAGAAATAACTAATTACTTAGAAAAAAATAATTGGGGTAAAGGAACTAAAACGTATAGGCTTAGAGACTGGCTTGTTTCTAGGCAGAGATACTGGGGTGCACCTATTCCCGTGGTTTATTGTGATAGCTGTGGGACAATTCCAGTACCCGAAGAAGATTTGCCAGTTGAGCTGCCAGATGATGTTCAGTTTCATGAAGAAAGTAAAGGGATTTTGGAAAATCATGAAGGTTTTTATAAAACTACTTGCCCGGGATGTGGCAAAGAGGCCACAAGAGAAACTGATACGATGGATACATTTGTATGCTCATCCTGGTACTTTATGAAATATTGCAGTCCAAATACAGAAACAGAACCATTTGAAAAGGAAGATTTGGATTACTGGATGCCTGTTGATCAATATATTGGTGGTATAGAGCATGCTGTGCTGCATCTATTATATGCTAGGTTTTTTACAAAAGTAATGTATGATCTTGGGTATACAAAAGCTGAGGAACCTTTCTCTAGACTTTTGGCCCAGGGTATGGTAAATAAAGATGGGGCAAAGATGAGTAAATCAAAAGGCAATGTAGTATCACCTGATGAAATAATTGAGAAGTACGGGGCAGACACTGGGAGGCTTTTCATATTATTTGCATCTCCACCAGAAAAAGACCTAGACTGGACAGATGAAGGTGTGGAAGGTGCACATCGCTTTCTTCATAGGGTATACAGGCTGATCTTTAACAATAAAGATGCAAAGAAAGAAACTATTCCTGAAGAACTAGATAAAGAAGACAAAGAATATTATAGAATGATACATCATACTATCAAAAAAGTAACAGAAGACATTTCAGAAAGGTTTAATTTTAATACTGCGATTAGTGCAATTATGGAATTAGTAAATGCAACAGGTCAGTACCTTGGTTCTAAAAAGCCCCTAGAACCTTTAGTAAGGGAAGGATTAGAGACAATAGTTATCTTGCTTTCGCCATTTACACCTCATATTGGAGAAGAGCTATGGGAACAGCTTGGATATGAAAGTAGTGTGCATGAACTTAGCTGGCCAGAGTATAATCCGTCTGCTTTGGTTGTGGATGAGGTTGAGTTAGCTGTCCAAATTAATGGTAAGGTGCGTGATCATCTGGTTGTATCTTCAGACTTAGAAGAAGATAAGATAAAAGAGGTTTGTCTTGAGCAAGATAAGGTGAAAAGACACATAGAAGGAAAAGAATTGAAGAAAGTCATCGTTATTCCAAACAAGATAGTAAACATAGTTTGTAAATAA
- the nadD gene encoding nicotinate-nucleotide adenylyltransferase, producing the protein MEAFIEDKPITLGIMGGTFDPIHNGHLILAQEALNNFGLDHVVFMPSGIPPHKDAKKVTAAEERYMLTVLATIENPNFSVNRYELEREGRSYSIHTLEYFQNILPKGSELYFITGLDILLDITTWKDYERVLDLCTFICARRPDFSFEELDKNIISKCPKIKWRVKYMDIPLMQISSTDIRDRCKKKKSIKYLVPSNVEEYIKKNGLYK; encoded by the coding sequence ATGGAGGCTTTTATTGAAGATAAGCCGATAACCCTGGGAATCATGGGCGGGACCTTTGATCCAATTCATAACGGACATCTTATTTTGGCCCAGGAGGCGCTAAACAATTTTGGGCTAGACCATGTTGTGTTCATGCCATCGGGGATTCCTCCGCATAAGGATGCCAAAAAAGTGACAGCGGCTGAGGAAAGATACATGCTTACAGTACTTGCGACAATAGAAAATCCTAACTTTTCTGTCAATAGGTATGAATTAGAGCGTGAGGGCAGATCATATTCTATACATACTTTGGAGTATTTTCAGAATATTTTACCTAAAGGAAGCGAATTATATTTTATTACAGGTTTAGATATACTTCTTGACATTACAACCTGGAAGGATTACGAGAGAGTTTTAGACTTATGCACATTTATCTGTGCTAGAAGACCGGACTTTTCTTTTGAAGAACTTGACAAAAATATTATTAGCAAATGTCCCAAAATAAAATGGCGGGTTAAGTACATGGATATTCCCTTGATGCAAATATCTTCAACAGATATAAGAGATAGATGCAAGAAAAAAAAGTCTATTAAATACTTAGTTCCTTCAAATGTTGAAGAGTATATTAAGAAAAATGGTTTGTATAAGTAA